A window of Costertonia aggregata contains these coding sequences:
- a CDS encoding helix-turn-helix transcriptional regulator, protein MRYQEKYTNGLIANFIKSFWEFETADKECHYEILPDGLFDLIFEIRNEQISRIFLTGVWTKQIKISIPKDTRLIGVRFKLIAAEYIFKQSIKTLKNTKTELPKTFLGAQNQPIGDFEKFTSSLSQKIHYSLKKIKEIDSRKFHLFQMLYQLRGEITVKEISESIFWSSRQINRYFNDRFGFSLKTFCNILKCNSSFSQIANGQLFPEQEYYDQAHFIKEIKRYTGATPKDLYQNKNDRFLQLLTLREF, encoded by the coding sequence TTGAGATATCAAGAAAAATATACTAATGGATTAATTGCCAATTTTATTAAAAGCTTTTGGGAGTTTGAGACTGCTGACAAGGAATGCCACTATGAAATACTTCCCGACGGACTATTCGACTTGATTTTTGAAATTCGAAACGAGCAAATAAGTCGAATCTTTTTGACAGGAGTTTGGACAAAACAAATCAAAATTTCAATCCCGAAAGACACGAGACTTATTGGAGTTCGATTTAAACTTATTGCAGCTGAGTATATTTTTAAGCAATCGATAAAAACCCTCAAAAATACTAAAACAGAACTTCCAAAAACCTTTCTTGGAGCGCAAAACCAACCGATTGGAGATTTTGAAAAATTCACTTCTTCACTATCGCAAAAAATTCATTATAGTTTGAAAAAGATAAAAGAAATCGACAGCCGAAAATTTCATCTCTTTCAAATGCTGTACCAACTGAGAGGTGAAATTACCGTCAAAGAAATTTCGGAATCGATTTTTTGGAGCAGTAGGCAAATCAATAGATATTTCAACGACCGATTTGGGTTTTCGCTCAAAACCTTTTGCAATATCCTAAAATGTAATTCGTCATTTTCGCAAATAGCGAACGGGCAATTATTTCCAGAACAGGAATACTATGACCAAGCACATTTTATCAAAGAAATCAAGCGGTACACAGGTGCCACGCCAAAGGACTTATACCAAAACAAAAACGACCGTTTTTTACAATTATTGACACTTAGAGAATTCTAA
- a CDS encoding helix-turn-helix domain-containing protein, whose protein sequence is MPTSIITTDDLREFKMELLDDIKNLLAKQASGKIKKYLKSSEVMDLLQVSPGTLQNLRINGTLPYTKVGGIIYYDAEEIQKVMDANRVHHGLNS, encoded by the coding sequence ATGCCAACATCAATTATCACTACCGATGACCTTCGGGAATTCAAGATGGAATTGCTCGATGATATCAAAAATCTATTGGCCAAACAGGCTTCTGGAAAAATCAAGAAATACCTTAAATCTTCCGAAGTAATGGATTTACTTCAAGTAAGTCCAGGCACTTTGCAAAATCTTCGCATTAATGGCACATTACCATACACAAAGGTTGGTGGCATTATCTATTACGATGCAGAGGAAATACAGAAAGTAATGGATGCCAACCGTGTGCATCACGGTTTAAATTCTTAA
- a CDS encoding glycoside hydrolase family 16 protein, whose protein sequence is MSFSKHSKLIFIFWIALCIQCKPKNTTKANKEEPLMKLSDDYVLQFNENFNSKELDSTNWLPYFLPHWSSRKQAAANYEIEDGNLVLKITKEQQPWCPSLNGDIKCSNIQTGIYSGAIGSKIGQHRFSEDCVVTEEQPTKRLYTPKYGYFEIRAKANIEPSDMVAFWMIGFEDRPEHSGEICIMEIFGHQIEKDSLINGSGIHPFGDKGLVDDFHYDKLKMDISEFHTFSVDWQPNFVKYYVDGKHIRTINQSPNYPMQFMIDIFEFPDKPQSEVSAYPKEFIIDYVKGYGLKE, encoded by the coding sequence ATGTCATTCTCAAAACATAGTAAGCTGATTTTTATATTTTGGATAGCCCTATGCATCCAATGTAAACCGAAAAACACAACGAAAGCAAATAAGGAAGAGCCTTTGATGAAATTAAGTGACGATTATGTTCTACAATTCAACGAAAATTTTAATTCCAAGGAATTAGATAGCACCAACTGGCTGCCGTACTTTTTACCGCATTGGAGTTCAAGAAAGCAAGCCGCGGCCAATTACGAAATCGAAGATGGAAATCTCGTTTTGAAAATTACAAAAGAACAGCAGCCTTGGTGCCCTTCCTTAAATGGAGATATAAAATGCTCGAATATTCAAACAGGAATTTATTCTGGTGCTATAGGTAGTAAGATTGGGCAGCATAGGTTCAGTGAAGATTGTGTGGTAACTGAAGAACAACCAACTAAAAGACTATATACGCCCAAGTACGGTTACTTCGAAATAAGAGCCAAAGCCAATATAGAGCCATCGGATATGGTTGCCTTTTGGATGATAGGTTTCGAAGACAGACCCGAACATTCAGGGGAAATCTGTATTATGGAAATATTTGGTCACCAGATAGAAAAAGATAGTCTTATTAACGGCTCTGGGATTCATCCTTTCGGCGACAAGGGTCTGGTGGATGATTTTCATTATGATAAACTGAAAATGGACATCTCGGAGTTTCATACATTTTCGGTGGATTGGCAACCCAATTTTGTCAAATATTATGTAGATGGAAAGCATATCCGAACTATAAATCAATCCCCTAACTATCCAATGCAGTTTATGATAGATATTTTTGAGTTTCCTGATAAACCACAATCGGAAGTATCTGCTTATCCGAAGGAATTCATCATAGATTATGTTAAGGGTTATGGTTTGAAAGAATAG
- a CDS encoding MFS transporter yields the protein MVRNRVPKKQDIGKVNGPLFPLALAMLMGSLGMSIANVALPRLSIDFAIPVQTIQWVVLGYLLAITVFVVGAGRLGDLLGQRKVFLSGIIVFLLGAVICSISKDFWLLIVGRVIQGIGAAALISLSMAFVRETVPDTKTGFAMGLLGAMSAVGTTLGPTVGGVLIGHYGWQSIFLVFIPLTAVNFILAVRYLPKSKIRPTKFSLSHFDVVGTLLLMVVLSCYTLSVTIGESMSQSNRFAMVLTSITCFALFVYVEKRSTNPLLDLTLFQNRKLTISLAMNILIATVMMSTLIVGPFYLIYALGLKEAIVGLVLSVGPFAAAVAGVPTGKIVDRIGAKRTLFIGLSVMLLASFSLAILPIYFGLLGYIISILFLTPGYQLFLSANNTEVMLNAENEQRGVVSGILNLSRNIGLITGASVMGAIFVYAADHKEVESASVAIIINAMKVTYLVAGTMVLTALVLSLFMPKPTDEKPNQ from the coding sequence ATGGTAAGAAATAGAGTTCCAAAAAAACAGGATATTGGTAAGGTAAATGGGCCACTTTTCCCATTGGCTTTGGCAATGTTGATGGGTTCATTGGGGATGAGCATTGCAAATGTCGCGCTGCCAAGATTGTCCATTGATTTTGCCATTCCGGTACAGACCATCCAATGGGTAGTTTTGGGATACCTTCTTGCCATTACCGTATTTGTTGTTGGTGCGGGCAGATTGGGCGACTTATTGGGCCAACGGAAAGTTTTTCTGTCTGGAATAATCGTGTTTCTACTCGGCGCAGTCATCTGTAGTATTTCCAAGGATTTTTGGCTTTTGATTGTGGGAAGAGTAATTCAAGGTATTGGGGCGGCAGCCTTAATATCGCTTTCAATGGCTTTTGTGCGAGAAACTGTTCCTGACACCAAAACGGGCTTTGCTATGGGTTTATTGGGAGCAATGTCCGCAGTTGGAACTACATTGGGTCCAACGGTTGGCGGCGTTTTAATTGGGCATTATGGATGGCAATCTATTTTTCTCGTTTTCATCCCATTAACTGCCGTAAACTTTATACTCGCAGTACGCTACTTGCCTAAATCTAAAATCAGGCCAACCAAGTTTTCCCTTTCCCATTTTGACGTAGTCGGCACACTACTGTTGATGGTCGTATTGAGTTGTTATACACTATCGGTCACCATAGGTGAATCGATGTCCCAATCAAATAGATTTGCAATGGTTCTTACCAGTATAACGTGCTTCGCTCTTTTTGTTTATGTAGAAAAAAGGTCTACAAATCCTCTGTTGGATTTAACCCTGTTTCAAAATAGAAAATTGACAATCAGCCTGGCAATGAACATACTCATCGCAACGGTTATGATGTCCACCTTGATTGTCGGGCCTTTTTATTTAATCTACGCACTAGGTCTTAAAGAAGCCATAGTAGGGTTGGTTCTATCTGTTGGTCCTTTTGCCGCTGCTGTGGCAGGTGTTCCAACTGGTAAAATTGTTGACCGTATCGGTGCAAAAAGAACCTTGTTTATTGGATTGTCGGTTATGCTACTGGCATCGTTTTCATTGGCAATCCTACCTATCTACTTTGGTCTATTGGGTTACATAATATCAATTCTTTTTCTAACCCCAGGTTACCAACTTTTCCTATCTGCCAATAACACAGAGGTGATGTTGAATGCGGAAAATGAGCAGCGTGGTGTCGTTTCGGGCATTCTGAATTTATCGAGGAACATAGGATTGATTACCGGCGCTTCCGTAATGGGTGCAATTTTCGTGTATGCAGCAGACCATAAAGAGGTCGAGTCAGCAAGTGTGGCAATAATAATCAATGCTATGAAGGTTACCTATCTCGTGGCAGGAACAATGGTTCTTACCGCACTAGTACTTTCTCTTTTTATGCCGAAACCTACAGATGAAAAACCAAACCAATAA
- a CDS encoding DUF2938 family protein, which translates to MRIFFRAVLVGIGATFLTDLWAFLLRLFDVKSNGLQIIGSWLSTNVLNVPDSATGVLANGWIIGWTAHYIVGITFAIIFLAIVKSQWFQKPTWSKALIYGIVTLVFPLFMVWPTLGFGVAFSKTPIQGTLIIKAIGLHLVYGLGLYLTAFLINKFNSHKSSKKRMSARN; encoded by the coding sequence ATGAGGATATTTTTCAGAGCTGTTTTAGTTGGAATAGGAGCAACATTCTTGACCGACCTATGGGCTTTCTTGCTTCGTCTTTTTGATGTTAAAAGCAACGGATTACAGATTATAGGAAGTTGGTTGTCCACCAATGTCCTGAACGTTCCGGATAGTGCCACTGGAGTATTGGCTAATGGTTGGATAATCGGTTGGACGGCCCACTATATCGTGGGCATTACTTTTGCCATCATTTTTCTTGCTATCGTTAAGTCTCAATGGTTTCAAAAACCGACTTGGAGTAAAGCACTCATTTATGGGATAGTCACCTTGGTGTTTCCATTATTTATGGTTTGGCCGACTTTGGGTTTTGGTGTGGCTTTTTCTAAAACACCAATACAGGGTACTCTGATAATAAAGGCCATTGGGCTGCATTTAGTTTATGGGTTGGGACTATATCTTACCGCTTTTTTAATAAACAAGTTCAATTCACACAAGTCTTCTAAAAAAAGAATGTCAGCTCGAAACTAG
- a CDS encoding helix-turn-helix domain-containing protein, with product MIGTYIRNARERQGMLLRELAAELNIDTAMLSKMERGVRPFRKEDLKKLSSVLNEEIETLRTQWLADKVLRATENEKLQSKALELALSKCKNRN from the coding sequence ATGATTGGGACGTATATAAGGAATGCTAGAGAGCGCCAAGGGATGTTGTTGAGAGAGTTAGCTGCTGAACTAAATATTGATACTGCTATGCTCAGTAAAATGGAAAGAGGTGTTCGCCCTTTCAGAAAGGAAGATTTAAAAAAGCTTTCTTCGGTTTTAAATGAGGAAATAGAGACGTTGCGCACTCAATGGTTGGCGGATAAGGTTTTAAGAGCCACGGAAAATGAAAAATTACAGTCAAAAGCGCTTGAATTGGCGCTTTCGAAATGTAAAAATAGAAATTAA
- a CDS encoding redoxin domain-containing protein: MRIKPGQISPNFETFDIHGNCIDLHKLSHNKILLTFFRYAECALCNLRISEIRNESEKLRDLDIRLIAVFQSSSKSLIAAFNETSAFNITIISDPKLELYNLFGVRPSWIKLIKTTSYNGIKSMIKASKLGFKLGGKVEGKFHQIPADFLIGKTKKIEIAHYGNNLIDHIPIETIINTSGLN; encoded by the coding sequence ATGAGAATAAAACCTGGACAGATATCACCGAACTTCGAAACCTTTGACATCCACGGCAACTGTATAGATTTACATAAACTATCTCATAATAAGATACTACTAACTTTTTTTAGATATGCTGAGTGTGCGTTATGTAACCTAAGAATTTCAGAAATAAGGAATGAATCCGAGAAATTAAGGGATTTGGACATAAGGCTAATAGCAGTATTTCAAAGTAGCAGTAAAAGTTTAATTGCTGCGTTTAACGAAACGTCAGCATTCAACATAACTATTATCTCAGACCCGAAGTTAGAGTTATATAATTTGTTTGGAGTAAGACCCTCTTGGATAAAATTGATAAAGACTACATCCTACAACGGTATTAAGAGTATGATTAAAGCTTCTAAACTTGGTTTTAAGTTGGGCGGTAAAGTGGAGGGAAAATTTCATCAAATACCCGCTGATTTTTTGATTGGTAAAACTAAAAAAATTGAAATAGCCCATTATGGAAACAATCTAATTGACCATATCCCAATCGAGACGATTATAAATACTTCTGGACTCAATTGA
- a CDS encoding RteC domain-containing protein: MNLQKLSKELLTKLNEIKLEKLSILDRANRSIILCRNLLSTFKREVLLNDFDSIKDEILFFKHTKQVPLKELIYYSEIRSFEIQFPKADKVAQLKVVKKKIKKLNRFFLYNIDFGQYVKSGSIHFDKEYYTRNYLATYHITTSKFYFQDPDFCTPRDMLLGKYRAFSALVDYMEEKQNAIKYKVNGKQIDSKNYEKIDWPFTNTDWVELVYALEAAGISKGHKSSIVKISKMLQEIFDFEPKDIYKTYQDIKNRKKSRTLFLDGLATSLLSEMDKSEE, from the coding sequence ATGAACCTACAAAAATTATCCAAAGAACTTCTCACTAAATTGAATGAGATAAAGCTCGAAAAACTATCCATTTTAGACCGAGCAAATCGTTCGATAATATTATGCAGAAATCTATTAAGTACATTTAAGCGAGAAGTACTGTTGAACGATTTTGATTCAATAAAAGACGAAATTTTATTCTTCAAACATACCAAACAGGTGCCGCTTAAAGAACTCATTTACTATTCTGAGATTCGTTCTTTCGAAATTCAATTTCCAAAAGCGGACAAAGTCGCTCAATTAAAAGTTGTAAAGAAAAAAATCAAAAAGCTTAATCGGTTCTTTTTATACAATATTGACTTCGGACAGTATGTCAAATCAGGCTCAATTCACTTTGATAAAGAATATTATACGCGAAACTATCTAGCCACCTACCATATAACCACATCAAAATTTTATTTCCAAGACCCTGATTTTTGTACTCCAAGAGATATGTTACTAGGCAAGTATAGAGCTTTTAGTGCATTAGTTGATTATATGGAAGAAAAACAAAACGCAATTAAGTACAAGGTCAACGGAAAACAGATAGACTCAAAAAACTATGAAAAAATTGATTGGCCATTCACAAATACAGATTGGGTAGAGCTCGTCTACGCACTAGAGGCTGCAGGAATATCTAAAGGACATAAGTCAAGTATTGTTAAAATTTCAAAGATGCTACAAGAAATATTTGACTTTGAACCAAAGGATATCTACAAAACCTATCAGGACATCAAAAACAGGAAAAAAAGTCGAACCCTGTTCCTTGACGGCCTTGCTACTTCTCTTCTTTCCGAAATGGACAAAAGCGAGGAATAA
- a CDS encoding DUF2490 domain-containing protein, whose translation MKNIYLKALWVLSLIVFANTCKAQIKANQFNSWWYYSGTYQFNERFSTNLLYAWSRHDFVKEWQISKLGLSGNYNLSKNFGVGLSYEWAIIFPYGELPVPEKRVEHRFLERFYFRDKVGKFSIGSTIEMEQFFRNGEFLQRARLRAGFRFPLLRNDESRQLLGMSFFELIFIAMGGGQEATLTQNRIYGGFDIALSKNLTLGLGYLNQYIIIRPEIIENDHTLLVGLFHRISFKKD comes from the coding sequence ATGAAGAATATATACTTAAAGGCTTTATGGGTCTTATCACTGATAGTATTTGCGAATACTTGCAAGGCTCAAATAAAGGCCAACCAGTTCAACTCTTGGTGGTATTATTCGGGCACATATCAATTTAACGAGCGTTTTAGCACCAATTTACTCTATGCGTGGTCAAGACACGATTTCGTTAAGGAGTGGCAAATTTCCAAATTAGGATTGAGCGGAAATTACAATCTTTCCAAGAATTTTGGAGTTGGATTAAGTTATGAATGGGCCATCATCTTTCCCTATGGTGAGCTACCTGTACCTGAAAAAAGAGTAGAACATCGTTTTTTGGAAAGATTTTATTTTAGGGATAAAGTAGGTAAGTTCTCTATTGGGAGCACAATAGAGATGGAGCAGTTTTTCAGGAATGGAGAATTTCTGCAACGAGCGAGATTAAGGGCAGGTTTTCGCTTTCCGCTACTTCGCAATGATGAGAGCAGACAGCTTTTGGGAATGTCATTCTTCGAGTTGATTTTTATCGCTATGGGTGGTGGCCAAGAGGCTACCTTGACGCAAAATCGAATCTATGGTGGTTTCGATATTGCTCTTTCAAAAAATCTTACATTGGGTCTGGGCTATCTTAACCAATATATTATAATTCGGCCAGAAATCATCGAGAACGACCATACCTTGTTAGTTGGCCTTTTTCATCGGATAAGTTTTAAAAAAGATTAG
- a CDS encoding ATPase has protein sequence MDNPSKITEGGVEYSLGQFDGKSVVYDFPKILIYLNAKGKLLFGKKFRIYEEDKSILLKLCSYFIKDKENCTTYGIDIDKGILLSGPVGCGKTSLMKLLRHLVPLQRPYEMIPCRNVTFGFNHLGFKTVEEYGNTKFYCFDDLGVEPSGRFYGKDLNVMGEVLLSRYELYLDTKRKIKTHATTNLNAEELEERYGNRVRSRMRELFNLIAFDKGAGDKRK, from the coding sequence ATGGACAACCCCTCTAAAATTACCGAAGGTGGCGTGGAATATTCGCTAGGACAATTTGATGGCAAAAGCGTTGTCTATGACTTTCCGAAAATCTTGATTTATCTCAATGCCAAGGGTAAATTACTCTTTGGGAAAAAATTTAGGATTTACGAAGAGGATAAAAGTATACTGCTTAAGCTCTGTTCATATTTCATCAAGGACAAAGAGAATTGCACTACCTATGGAATTGACATTGACAAGGGCATCTTGCTTTCCGGACCAGTTGGCTGCGGTAAGACCAGCTTAATGAAATTACTGCGTCATTTAGTTCCGTTACAACGTCCTTACGAAATGATTCCTTGTAGGAATGTGACTTTTGGTTTTAACCACCTTGGCTTTAAAACTGTCGAGGAATATGGCAACACCAAATTTTATTGTTTTGATGATTTAGGTGTTGAACCTTCTGGTAGGTTCTACGGAAAGGATCTGAATGTGATGGGCGAAGTACTCTTATCACGTTATGAACTCTACCTCGATACTAAACGTAAAATTAAAACCCACGCTACAACCAACCTTAATGCTGAAGAACTCGAAGAACGTTACGGAAATCGAGTTCGTAGCAGAATGCGAGAATTGTTTAATCTCATTGCATTCGATAAAGGTGCTGGGGATAAGAGGAAGTAA
- a CDS encoding asparaginase domain-containing protein, translating to MKIRFLTTGGTIAGLDYELKKKTQISIEDFFRSANVSFFYKIESAFEKDSRFISDADRDLLVDRIGLADENKIIVTHGTLTMVDTAKYIGKFNLKKTIVIVGSFVLGSSKDTDAPFNLGYAICSLQFLKPDVYVAMNGCIFHWNNVTKNLVTNKFEQL from the coding sequence ATGAAAATCAGGTTTTTGACAACAGGTGGTACAATTGCAGGTTTGGATTATGAATTAAAAAAGAAGACCCAAATTTCAATCGAAGATTTTTTTAGGTCTGCAAATGTTTCATTTTTCTACAAAATAGAAAGTGCTTTTGAAAAAGACAGTCGATTCATTTCTGATGCTGACCGTGATTTATTAGTTGATAGAATTGGTTTGGCCGACGAGAATAAGATAATTGTAACCCACGGTACTCTAACAATGGTAGATACCGCAAAATACATAGGAAAATTTAATCTGAAGAAAACGATAGTAATAGTTGGTTCATTCGTTCTAGGCTCATCAAAAGATACAGATGCACCTTTTAATTTAGGTTATGCAATATGCTCACTGCAATTTTTAAAACCAGATGTTTATGTAGCAATGAACGGATGCATATTTCACTGGAACAACGTTACAAAAAATCTAGTGACCAACAAATTTGAGCAACTATGA
- a CDS encoding SDR family NAD(P)-dependent oxidoreductase has product MKQPNFRLDNQTVVITGASKGIGRGIATILAKAGATTILCSRNLKMLTEVEEEIKNDKGKAHSFQMDVASVESINHTFKQISDRFHKIDVLINNAGLGCNHSALDVTESDWDEMMNVNLKGLFFCSKEAAKSMIKNNYGRIINLSSQASLVGIKDHSVYCASKGGVNLLTKVLALEWANKGITVNAIAPTFTYTSGTAERLDDAKYLKNVLDRIPVGKVAGIDDIASAILYLTSSSSSMVTGSILTIDGGWTAQ; this is encoded by the coding sequence ATGAAGCAACCAAATTTCCGATTGGATAATCAGACTGTTGTAATAACGGGTGCGAGTAAGGGCATTGGCAGGGGAATTGCAACAATCTTAGCTAAGGCTGGTGCTACCACCATACTCTGTTCTCGTAACCTTAAAATGTTAACTGAAGTTGAAGAAGAAATTAAAAACGACAAAGGAAAGGCCCATAGCTTTCAAATGGACGTTGCTTCGGTAGAAAGCATCAATCACACTTTTAAACAAATATCGGATAGGTTCCATAAGATAGATGTTCTTATAAATAATGCTGGACTCGGCTGCAATCATTCTGCTTTAGACGTTACAGAATCTGATTGGGACGAAATGATGAACGTTAATTTAAAAGGACTCTTCTTCTGTTCGAAAGAAGCTGCCAAAAGTATGATTAAGAACAATTATGGTAGAATAATAAATCTAAGTTCTCAAGCTAGCTTGGTTGGAATAAAAGACCATTCTGTTTATTGTGCATCCAAAGGTGGCGTGAATTTATTAACCAAAGTTTTAGCTTTGGAATGGGCAAATAAAGGCATAACTGTCAATGCTATTGCACCCACTTTTACATATACATCGGGCACAGCTGAAAGATTAGATGACGCAAAGTATTTAAAAAACGTACTTGACAGAATACCTGTTGGAAAGGTAGCCGGAATCGATGATATTGCTTCGGCGATTTTATATTTAACAAGTTCATCATCTAGTATGGTAACGGGAAGTATTTTAACCATTGATGGCGGGTGGACTGCTCAATAA
- a CDS encoding helix-turn-helix domain-containing protein, which produces MFGTSIHWTTFFYLLLDTVIVLFTLYYSTRKYSSGYKRFVTLGILFITYNFTGGFLPTYTLPGPIIFQYIITYSVAIVLCVYIVFYLYKEYDIIVLRFNSSIRNLAILSACSFVVLYLVPYFLTESLDYARLLFTIPISVIAFVFLWLFYKRISHPENPNAYILRRNRLSIISVTSIALLPILTVIGDYQWLTFTVMNAAFYAITIIEIDRHLFFLENKTKMYEVFAMSKEQAINLTKTKIIYEDLTRREIEITLSILSNLSYKQIAEDLFIAENTVSKHASNIYKKTGVKNRREFIIRYRQKAK; this is translated from the coding sequence ATGTTTGGAACATCAATACATTGGACGACCTTTTTTTATCTGTTATTGGATACGGTCATTGTATTATTCACTTTATACTATTCTACCCGTAAATATTCCAGTGGTTATAAACGATTTGTAACACTTGGAATTCTTTTCATAACCTACAATTTTACCGGTGGCTTTTTGCCTACTTACACTTTACCTGGGCCAATAATTTTCCAATACATTATTACCTACAGTGTAGCCATTGTGCTCTGTGTTTATATTGTATTCTACCTGTATAAAGAATATGATATTATCGTTCTCAGATTTAACTCTTCCATTAGGAATCTAGCAATTCTATCCGCTTGCAGTTTTGTGGTACTCTATCTAGTACCATATTTTTTGACAGAATCCTTGGACTACGCCAGATTGTTATTTACAATACCAATTTCGGTTATTGCATTTGTATTTCTTTGGTTATTCTATAAGAGAATTTCGCATCCAGAAAATCCTAATGCATACATTCTTAGAAGAAATAGGCTATCAATTATTAGTGTGACCAGTATTGCACTTCTACCAATCCTTACAGTTATAGGGGATTATCAATGGTTGACCTTTACAGTAATGAATGCGGCGTTCTACGCAATAACTATCATTGAAATAGATAGGCACTTGTTCTTTTTAGAAAATAAAACCAAGATGTACGAGGTATTTGCAATGAGTAAAGAGCAGGCTATCAATCTTACCAAAACCAAAATTATCTATGAAGATTTAACTCGTAGAGAAATTGAAATCACTTTATCGATTCTCAGTAATCTGAGCTATAAGCAAATTGCAGAAGACTTGTTCATTGCCGAAAACACAGTCTCTAAACACGCATCGAATATATACAAGAAAACAGGCGTGAAAAATAGGCGAGAATTCATTATTCGTTATCGACAAAAAGCAAAATAG
- a CDS encoding VOC family protein — MKANKLTPNFEVKNIRETIEFYQNVLGFSLAMAVPETQDGIEQTLAEEREYVYALVSKDNVEMMFQRTDSFKEDVSLAKDISLGASVSFYMEIDGIDNFYSHIKNKGINPTELKTAWYGMREFYITDNNGYILGFAEKND; from the coding sequence ATGAAAGCAAACAAGTTGACACCGAACTTTGAGGTAAAGAACATTCGGGAAACCATAGAATTCTATCAAAACGTTTTAGGCTTTTCCCTTGCAATGGCGGTTCCCGAAACTCAAGACGGTATTGAACAAACATTGGCGGAAGAAAGGGAATATGTTTATGCCTTGGTAAGTAAGGATAACGTGGAAATGATGTTTCAGCGAACCGACAGTTTCAAAGAAGATGTGAGTCTTGCCAAAGACATCTCATTGGGAGCAAGCGTTTCCTTCTATATGGAAATTGATGGAATCGATAATTTTTACAGCCATATCAAGAATAAGGGAATAAATCCGACCGAATTGAAAACAGCTTGGTACGGAATGCGAGAATTTTATATTACCGACAACAACGGTTACATTTTAGGTTTTGCTGAAAAGAATGACTGA
- a CDS encoding superoxide dismutase, producing MEKRDFLKTSALGALGLSFLPLWGRTPNNQNIININNTLPELPYAYNALEPFIDEQTMRLHHEIHHQGYVNGLNKALEQLTELKDKQDYEMIKHWERELSFHGSGHILHCLFWENMNPTKTMPKTQLKTLIDEQYGSFENFKTHFISSAAKVEGSGWGILAFEPFGEKLLILQAEKHQNQTLWNTLPLLVVDVWEHAYYLKYQNKRKAYLDAFFNIINWDVVSKRLKNALD from the coding sequence ATGGAAAAAAGAGATTTTTTGAAGACTTCTGCTCTTGGCGCACTAGGTCTATCGTTCCTGCCACTTTGGGGCAGAACCCCTAATAATCAGAATATTATCAATATTAATAATACTCTTCCCGAATTACCCTATGCATATAATGCACTAGAACCATTTATCGATGAGCAAACAATGCGATTACATCACGAAATCCATCATCAGGGGTACGTAAACGGACTGAACAAAGCATTGGAACAATTGACAGAATTGAAGGACAAACAAGATTACGAAATGATAAAACATTGGGAAAGGGAACTATCATTTCACGGTTCTGGCCATATACTACATTGTCTGTTTTGGGAAAATATGAATCCGACCAAAACTATGCCCAAAACACAACTAAAAACTCTTATTGACGAGCAGTATGGAAGCTTTGAAAACTTCAAGACCCACTTCATTAGCAGTGCTGCCAAAGTGGAAGGTTCGGGCTGGGGTATCTTGGCTTTTGAGCCTTTCGGTGAAAAACTATTAATTCTACAAGCCGAAAAGCATCAGAACCAAACCCTATGGAATACTTTACCCTTGTTGGTAGTTGATGTTTGGGAACACGCGTATTATTTGAAATATCAAAATAAACGCAAAGCGTATCTCGATGCATTCTTCAATATCATCAATTGGGATGTGGTATCTAAACGACTGAAAAACGCTTTGGACTAA